One Tripterygium wilfordii isolate XIE 37 chromosome 10, ASM1340144v1, whole genome shotgun sequence DNA segment encodes these proteins:
- the LOC120007884 gene encoding UBX domain-containing protein 1-like isoform X2 yields MDIVEVDQKVVKQLEALGFSWTRALQALTNSGNSGLEDAVNWIIDHENDPDIDNMPSVAVNIDIESPERSDNTEEIKRRAQELRKKKEEEEKKSEREREKERIRASKALLEAKRIAEENETKRMLAWRRAEKEEERRAREKILQKLDADKLERRRRLGLSSESPAAIQASKLVQEKKDSLHVNPANPLPVKAITKAEQMRQCLSSLRLNHKNDAARVRRAFQTLLLYVRNVAKNPDVEKFRKIRLGNPLFQDRVGNTRGGIEFLEVCGFERIEVEGGEFLYLPRDKVDMEVLNSAGFQLNSAMTNPFFGLFYKE; encoded by the exons ATGGATATTGTTGAAGTAGACCAGAAAGTGGTTAAGCAACTTGAAGCTTTGGGGTTTTCATGGACTCGAGCACTACAGGCACTTACTAATTCTG GTAATTCTGGCCTTGAGGATGCTGTAAATTGGATAATTGATCATGAGAATGACCCGGACATTGATAACATGCCCTCG GTAGCAGTGAACATTGATATTGAATCTCCCGAACGATCAGATAATACAGAAGAAATCAAAAGGAGAGCACAGGAGCTGAG aaagaaaaaagaagaagaagaaaagaaatctgagagagaaagggaaaag GAAAGGATTCGAGCAAGTAAGGCACTCCTTGAGGCGAAGAGAATTGCGGAGGAAAATGAAACGAAGCG TATGTTAGCCTGGAGAAGagcagagaaagaagaagagagaagagcaAGGGAGAAAATCCTTCAGAAACTAGACGCAGATAAG CTAGAAAGGAGGAGGAGGCTTGGACTCTCATCGGAAAGCCCTGCTGCTATACAAGCTTCAAAACTTGTGCAGGAAAAGAAG GATTCTTTGCATGTTAATCCAGCGAACCCTTTGCCTGTGAAGGCCATTACGAAGGCTGAGCAGATGAGACAATGTCTAAGCTCTCTTAGGCTCAATCATAAG AATGATGCTGCTCGGGTTAGAAGGGCCTTCCAAACTCTTTTGCTATATGTCAGAAATGTGGCAAAGAATCCTGATGTGGAAAAGTTCAGGAAGATTCGACTCGGTAACCCCCTGTTCCAG GATAGGGTTGGCAATACGAGAGGAGGTATTGAGTTTCTGGAGGTTTGTGGTTTTGAGAGAATTGAAGTTGAAGGGGGTGAGTTTCTGTATCTTCCCCGTGATAAGGTCGACATGGAAGTACTAAACTCGGCTGGGTTTCAACTAAATTCTGCAATGACAAATCCATTCTTTGGTCTCTTCTATAAAGAGTAA
- the LOC120007884 gene encoding UBX domain-containing protein 1-like isoform X1 — translation MDIVEVDQKVVKQLEALGFSWTRALQALTNSGNSGLEDAVNWIIDHENDPDIDNMPSVAVNIDIESPERSDNTEEIKRRAQELRKKKEEEEKKSEREREKERIRASKALLEAKRIAEENETKRMLAWRRAEKEEERRAREKILQKLDADKLERRRRLGLSSESPAAIQASKLVQEKKVPAAIQSSNLVQEKKDSLHVNPANPLPVKAITKAEQMRQCLSSLRLNHKNDAARVRRAFQTLLLYVRNVAKNPDVEKFRKIRLGNPLFQDRVGNTRGGIEFLEVCGFERIEVEGGEFLYLPRDKVDMEVLNSAGFQLNSAMTNPFFGLFYKE, via the exons ATGGATATTGTTGAAGTAGACCAGAAAGTGGTTAAGCAACTTGAAGCTTTGGGGTTTTCATGGACTCGAGCACTACAGGCACTTACTAATTCTG GTAATTCTGGCCTTGAGGATGCTGTAAATTGGATAATTGATCATGAGAATGACCCGGACATTGATAACATGCCCTCG GTAGCAGTGAACATTGATATTGAATCTCCCGAACGATCAGATAATACAGAAGAAATCAAAAGGAGAGCACAGGAGCTGAG aaagaaaaaagaagaagaagaaaagaaatctgagagagaaagggaaaag GAAAGGATTCGAGCAAGTAAGGCACTCCTTGAGGCGAAGAGAATTGCGGAGGAAAATGAAACGAAGCG TATGTTAGCCTGGAGAAGagcagagaaagaagaagagagaagagcaAGGGAGAAAATCCTTCAGAAACTAGACGCAGATAAG CTAGAAAGGAGGAGGAGGCTTGGACTCTCATCGGAAAGCCCTGCTGCTATACAAGCTTCAAAACTTGTGCAGGAAAAGAAGGTCCCTGCTGCTATACAATCTTCCAACCTTGTGCAGGAAAAGAAG GATTCTTTGCATGTTAATCCAGCGAACCCTTTGCCTGTGAAGGCCATTACGAAGGCTGAGCAGATGAGACAATGTCTAAGCTCTCTTAGGCTCAATCATAAG AATGATGCTGCTCGGGTTAGAAGGGCCTTCCAAACTCTTTTGCTATATGTCAGAAATGTGGCAAAGAATCCTGATGTGGAAAAGTTCAGGAAGATTCGACTCGGTAACCCCCTGTTCCAG GATAGGGTTGGCAATACGAGAGGAGGTATTGAGTTTCTGGAGGTTTGTGGTTTTGAGAGAATTGAAGTTGAAGGGGGTGAGTTTCTGTATCTTCCCCGTGATAAGGTCGACATGGAAGTACTAAACTCGGCTGGGTTTCAACTAAATTCTGCAATGACAAATCCATTCTTTGGTCTCTTCTATAAAGAGTAA
- the LOC120006992 gene encoding ankyrin repeat and SAM domain-containing protein 4B-like: MYADRVESGGRGSIKDRLNGTSFDNPTRRRPITGKRQRQDDKWEHDLYDDEPHISNRKVGARDLRQKLQRKSLQQVSQSGKGSVPGVRDLREKLSGTMNLQPESAGSRKQKMEAAKPARKSVAAEAAEPEIKKVANPTTKKKSQQKAETSLDQFLLSLDLEKYSITFQAEEVDMTTLVHMTDEDLKALGIPMGPRKKILLALESRA; this comes from the exons ATGTATGCTGATCGGGTAGAGTCTGGAGGCAGGGGATCAATAAAGGATCGTCTCAATGGAACTTCCTTCGACAACCCCACTCGTCGGCGCCCAATCACCGGCAAGag GCAAAGGCAAGATGACAAGTGGGAACATGATCTTTATGATGATGAACCTCACATTTCAA ATCGGAAAGTCGGCGCTCGAGATCTTCGTCAGAAGCTCCAGAGGAAAAGTCTTCAACAGGTGTCACAAAGTGGAAAAGGGTCTGTTCCAGGTGTACGGGATTTGCGTGAAAAGCTATCAGGTACAATGAATCTGCAACCAGAGAGTGCCGGTTCacgaaaacaaaaaatggagGCTGCTAAACCAGCTAGGAAAAGTGTTGCTGCTGAGGCTGCTGAACCAGAGATTAAAAAAGTTGCAAATCCGACTACTAAAAAGAAGTCTCAGCAAAAG GCTGAAACATCATTGGATCAGTTTTTGCTCTCATTGGATCTTGAGAAATATTCGATTACTTTTCAGGCCGAGGAA GTAGACATGACAACCCTTGTACACATGACTGATGAGGACCTCAAGGCTTTAGGGATACCAATG GGCCCGAGGAAGAAGATACTTCTAGCGCTGGAATCTAGAGCCTAA
- the LOC120007029 gene encoding RPM1-interacting protein 4-like: MAQSSHVPKFGNWESEGNVPYTVYFEKARKGRNDGRVINPNDPEENPEIVSDYVAAKAPSLKMNVAPEKPISQGAVGRTHERRRSREDGNLKQFGDPPARHDHINRRASEPAPRYGGRGVSSGDTHKRPTKSVGSENSIEQSPLHHQARSGRGVRAPSPAWEGKGSYEGSHGTPGRPRTRPSAADESQDNVALPKFGEWNDKDPASADGYTDIFEKVRVERQTARVPGTPQTESSRNNYHRQTANNDSAKCCCFPWGRK; the protein is encoded by the exons ATGGCA CAAAGTTCACATGTGCCAAAGTTTGGCAATTGGGAATCTGAAGGGAATGTTCCTTACACGGTGTATTTTGAAAAGGCGCGGAAAGGGCGAAATGATGGGAGGGTGATTAATCCAAATGACCCTGAAGAGAACCCGGAAATAGTTTCCGATTATGTAGCTGCTAAAGCTCCTTCCTTAAAAATGAATGTTGCACCAGAAAAACCAATATCACAGGGAGCAGTTGGACGAACCCATGAACGTCGAAGAAGCAGGGAAGATGGTAATCTCAAACAGTTTGGTGATCCTCCAGCACGTCATGACCATATAAATCGCAGAGCTAGTGAACCAGCACCTCGTTATGGAGGCCGTGGAGTAAGCTCTGGTGACACCCATAAACGACCGACAAAAAGTGTTGGTTCTGAAAACAGCATTGAGCAGTCACCACTGCATCACCAAGCAAGAAGTGGAAGAGGCGTCAGGGCTCCTTCTCCTGCTTGGGAAGGAAAGGGTTCATATGAGGGTAGCCATGGCACTCCTGGAAGGCCCCGAACAAGACCAAGTGCTGCCGATGAAAGT CAAGACAATGTTGCTTTACCGAAATTTGGAGAATGGAATGATAAAGACCCTGCATCAGCTGATGGTTATACTGACATTTTCGAAAAGGTGCGGGTGGAAAGGCAGACAGCAAGGGTGCCAGGCACTCCGCAAACTGAATCATCTCGCAACAACTATCATAGGCAAACTGCCAATAACGATAGCGCTAAA TGTTGCTGTTTTCCATGGGGCAGAAAATGA